In the Palaeococcus pacificus DY20341 genome, one interval contains:
- a CDS encoding choice-of-anchor L domain-containing protein, with the protein MNKKLLSLWIVGLFLISLGVIPAFLGSFAVGQGGVVTRDATQEALAILSEDSKNTLVKAEFKGVDSQILIATANKQGFPIDGNSYLILSTGNAEDVLSGDSSVGISSGLNGVSIPDGHPVFSSTINDVATLKITLRVPRDAKTLTFKWKFGSDEIPSYVGSYRDYFRAYVVLPNGSTKDLALLPNGDIPYVGGDILNYTNIPDPDDVALNEVTAIFTGTLDVTEYRNQEITIVFQVADEWDSVVDTAAFIDDLRFERVSPAVTYLSLLTLTQLWTKYFFNYYDEFNGLYANATELGVDNETLQKALELHNSAIEHIQHAWRTEDLEEIRARIWIRIQLLPRISDTRKAYLKEKEAVELLREAIEKMT; encoded by the coding sequence ATGAACAAAAAATTATTGAGCTTGTGGATAGTTGGATTATTTCTGATTAGCTTGGGAGTAATACCAGCATTTTTGGGGAGCTTTGCTGTAGGTCAAGGAGGTGTTGTGACTAGAGATGCGACACAAGAAGCCCTTGCTATTCTCTCAGAAGACAGCAAAAATACTTTAGTAAAAGCGGAGTTTAAAGGTGTTGATTCCCAAATTTTGATTGCTACTGCAAACAAACAAGGTTTTCCTATAGATGGTAATTCTTATTTAATACTTAGCACGGGAAATGCGGAGGATGTTCTCTCCGGAGACTCCTCTGTGGGCATAAGCAGCGGTCTTAATGGAGTCTCAATCCCTGACGGACACCCAGTATTTTCAAGTACAATCAACGATGTTGCAACTCTAAAGATTACATTAAGAGTACCTAGAGATGCCAAGACATTGACATTTAAATGGAAGTTTGGATCAGATGAAATACCCTCTTACGTAGGTTCATACAGAGACTACTTTAGAGCATATGTAGTGCTGCCCAATGGTTCAACGAAAGACCTAGCTCTATTGCCTAATGGGGACATACCTTACGTGGGCGGTGATATTCTCAACTATACCAACATACCAGATCCTGATGATGTGGCTTTAAACGAGGTTACGGCAATATTCACTGGCACTTTAGATGTAACTGAATACAGAAACCAAGAGATAACTATCGTGTTCCAAGTAGCTGATGAATGGGATTCCGTAGTTGATACGGCAGCATTCATTGATGATTTAAGGTTTGAAAGAGTCTCTCCCGCGGTCACGTACCTTAGTCTCTTAACTCTTACACAACTTTGGACTAAATACTTCTTTAACTATTACGATGAGTTCAATGGGCTATATGCAAATGCTACGGAGTTAGGAGTGGACAATGAAACGCTACAAAAAGCCTTAGAGCTACACAATAGTGCAATAGAACACATACAGCACGCTTGGAGAACTGAAGATTTAGAAGAGATACGGGCAAGAATATGGATAAGGATTCAACTGCTTCCAAGAATAAGCGACACAAGAAAAGCATATCTAAAAGAAAAAGAGGCTGTTGAGCTATTAAGGGAAGCAATAGAAAAAATGACTTGA
- a CDS encoding translation initiation factor IF-2 subunit beta: MEYDYYDYEKLLEKAYEELPENVKHHGSRFEVPPASVTIEGNKTIIDNFVDIAEAMNRDPQHLLKFILKEVATAGTLEGRRVILQGRFTPYLIGNKFKKYLKDYVICPVCGAPDTKITKKGRFHYLKCEACGAETPIAHL; encoded by the coding sequence ATGGAGTATGATTATTACGATTATGAAAAGCTTTTAGAGAAGGCTTATGAGGAGTTACCTGAGAACGTTAAGCACCACGGATCGAGATTTGAGGTTCCACCCGCTTCCGTGACGATTGAAGGAAACAAGACAATCATAGACAACTTCGTCGATATAGCAGAGGCAATGAATAGAGATCCACAGCACCTCTTAAAGTTCATCCTAAAAGAGGTAGCTACAGCTGGAACGCTCGAAGGAAGAAGGGTAATCCTCCAAGGTCGCTTTACGCCTTACTTGATAGGCAACAAGTTCAAGAAGTACCTCAAGGACTACGTTATCTGTCCAGTTTGTGGTGCACCAGATACAAAGATTACCAAGAAAGGACGCTTCCACTACCTCAAGTGTGAGGCCTGCGGTGCTGAGACACCAATCGCCCACCTTTGA